One Legionella hackeliae DNA segment encodes these proteins:
- a CDS encoding outer membrane protein — protein MNGNLSSVEYQLTNDEYLHQNFSKTYFNIRKSEGVGLLPGYYLSDTTVFYGRIGYANGRLKIVESDPTIRSMTKNRSGIRYGLGIRHALTPRFTLMMDYSQIDYERVTSSVFEPFGTVTKITKIRPHTAQVGFGIIYNFDQPEPVFVK, from the coding sequence ATTAATGGAAATCTTAGTTCTGTTGAGTATCAATTAACGAATGATGAATACCTCCATCAAAATTTTTCTAAAACCTATTTTAACATTCGTAAGAGCGAGGGTGTGGGTTTATTACCTGGATACTATTTATCCGATACAACTGTATTTTATGGTCGCATTGGTTATGCCAATGGTCGTTTAAAAATTGTTGAATCCGATCCTACAATCCGAAGCATGACTAAAAATCGGAGTGGAATTCGTTACGGTTTGGGGATTAGACATGCATTAACGCCTCGTTTTACATTAATGATGGATTACAGCCAAATCGATTATGAGAGGGTGACAAGCAGTGTCTTTGAACCGTTTGGAACTGTTACAAAAATTACAAAAATTAGACCCCATACCGCCCAGGTAGGTTTTGGGATAATTTATAATTTTGATCAACCTGAACCCGTATTTGTTAAATAA
- a CDS encoding DUF2188 domain-containing protein codes for MNTNDYHVVPNNKIGGSDVKREQASRASRHFETQQKAIDAARKMSRRERTELFIHGMDGKILRRDSHGHDPVSSKG; via the coding sequence ATGAATACGAATGATTATCATGTTGTGCCTAATAACAAAATTGGTGGCTCGGATGTGAAAAGAGAACAGGCATCAAGAGCAAGTAGACATTTTGAAACACAACAAAAAGCCATTGACGCAGCTCGTAAAATGAGTCGACGAGAAAGAACCGAATTATTTATTCATGGAATGGATGGAAAAATTTTAAGAAGAGACAGCCATGGTCATGATCCTGTTTCGTCAAAAGGTTGA
- a CDS encoding GFA family protein encodes MELQGSCHCRAVRFHCKTHSPYPFMRCYCSICRKTAGGGGYTINIMAVADTLTVKGKEFISIYQARLDPKDEHSEPSTTQRLFCKNCGSFLWIFDSNWPDLIHPFASAIDTPLPKPLETIHMMLNYAANWCDIPHGKHEIHYKEYPQLSIEEWHKQHKLWIKD; translated from the coding sequence ATGGAGTTACAAGGTTCTTGCCATTGTCGAGCAGTTCGATTTCACTGCAAAACTCATAGCCCCTATCCTTTTATGCGCTGCTATTGTTCCATTTGTCGGAAAACAGCTGGAGGTGGGGGTTATACCATTAATATCATGGCAGTTGCAGATACACTCACTGTTAAAGGTAAGGAATTTATTTCTATTTATCAAGCAAGGCTTGACCCTAAGGATGAACATTCTGAACCAAGTACTACTCAACGTCTTTTTTGCAAAAACTGCGGTAGTTTTTTATGGATTTTTGATTCCAATTGGCCTGATTTGATTCATCCTTTCGCCTCAGCCATTGATACCCCACTCCCTAAACCACTAGAAACCATTCACATGATGCTAAATTATGCTGCCAACTGGTGTGATATTCCCCATGGAAAGCATGAGATTCATTATAAAGAATACCCGCAATTATCCATTGAAGAATGGCACAAACAACATAAGCTGTGGATTAAAGATTAG
- the fabI gene encoding enoyl-ACP reductase FabI, translated as MKHLKGLIVGIANEDSIAWGCADVLKKAGAELAITYQSEKAKPHVASLAERLACPIFMPLDVTNDEQLQQLFQTIQTTWGQLDFVIHAVAFAPKADLQGRVVDCSREGFLLAMDISCHSLIRLAKAAEPLMKNGGSIITMSYYGSEKVVKNYNLMGPVKAALETSVRYLAVELGSKKIRVNALSPGPVKTRAASGLADFDSLMEKAANEAPLHQLVTLESIGNASLFLVTDASKYITGQVIYVDGGYNIQD; from the coding sequence ATGAAGCACTTAAAAGGACTTATAGTTGGTATAGCGAATGAAGATTCAATAGCTTGGGGTTGTGCTGACGTATTAAAGAAAGCTGGCGCAGAACTTGCGATTACCTATCAGAGTGAAAAAGCCAAGCCCCATGTAGCTTCTTTGGCAGAACGTCTTGCTTGCCCTATTTTTATGCCTCTTGATGTAACTAACGATGAGCAATTGCAACAACTGTTTCAAACAATACAAACGACTTGGGGGCAGTTGGATTTCGTGATTCATGCTGTGGCATTCGCGCCAAAAGCAGATTTACAAGGTCGTGTTGTTGATTGTTCTCGTGAGGGATTTCTACTCGCAATGGATATTTCCTGTCATTCTTTAATTAGGTTGGCAAAAGCAGCTGAACCACTGATGAAAAACGGTGGTTCTATTATCACCATGAGTTATTACGGCTCGGAAAAAGTAGTGAAAAATTATAATCTGATGGGCCCTGTGAAAGCCGCATTAGAAACTTCTGTGCGTTATCTTGCTGTCGAATTGGGCAGTAAAAAAATCAGAGTCAATGCGTTGTCTCCAGGCCCAGTTAAAACTCGAGCAGCATCCGGTTTGGCGGATTTTGATAGTCTTATGGAAAAAGCTGCCAATGAAGCTCCGCTGCATCAGCTGGTGACGCTTGAATCAATCGGTAATGCCTCCTTATTTTTAGTGACCGATGCCTCAAAATATATTACTGGTCAGGTTATCTACGTTGATGGTGGGTATAATATTCAAGACTAA
- a CDS encoding acetate/propionate family kinase, which yields MNAKSTDCILVINTGSSSVKFQLFLKSPSLVLLARGSVSHLGGEPQLSIATNSGLALSIDKKMLPINSTHEDGLKHILAWVESQHELGRLVAVAHRVVHGGTEFKQSLLLTPEILERLWKLCPLAPLHQPHNLMAIKIIAALKPDIPQIACFDTAFHANHEPLFTTYALPQKLRDEGIRRYGFHGLSYEWIAYTLLQNESTLAAGRVVAAHLGNGASLCAIHNGVSIDTTMGMTALDGLPMGTRCGSLDPGAVIYMVRELGMSADEVEAILYQESGLVGLSEWTNDVSLLQNSRKPKAQFAIAYYCLKAAQSIGMMAVALGGVDGIIFTGGIGENSIAVRDAILKRLEFLKPFETQVIPANEERMMVIHSLSILE from the coding sequence ATGAACGCGAAATCCACTGACTGTATTTTAGTGATTAATACAGGGTCCTCCAGTGTCAAGTTTCAGCTATTTTTGAAATCGCCAAGCCTTGTGCTTCTCGCCAGAGGTAGCGTTTCGCATCTGGGTGGTGAACCACAATTGTCTATTGCCACAAACAGTGGGCTTGCACTTTCTATTGATAAAAAAATGCTTCCCATCAATAGTACTCACGAGGATGGATTGAAGCATATTCTTGCTTGGGTTGAATCTCAACACGAATTGGGACGACTTGTTGCAGTGGCACATCGAGTTGTACATGGTGGAACGGAATTCAAGCAGAGTTTGCTTTTAACACCAGAAATCCTGGAGCGTTTGTGGAAGTTATGCCCACTTGCTCCTTTGCACCAACCTCATAATTTAATGGCCATTAAAATTATTGCTGCGTTAAAACCTGACATTCCACAAATTGCGTGCTTTGACACTGCTTTCCACGCCAATCACGAGCCGTTATTCACAACCTACGCATTACCGCAAAAACTACGCGATGAAGGAATTCGGCGTTATGGTTTTCATGGACTTTCTTACGAATGGATTGCCTATACCTTGCTCCAAAATGAGTCAACGCTAGCTGCAGGCCGTGTCGTGGCGGCGCATCTGGGTAATGGAGCCAGTCTTTGCGCAATACATAATGGTGTTAGTATTGATACGACAATGGGAATGACGGCACTTGATGGGCTACCGATGGGAACGCGTTGTGGGAGTTTAGATCCAGGAGCAGTCATTTACATGGTCCGCGAATTGGGGATGTCTGCCGATGAAGTTGAGGCTATTCTTTATCAAGAGTCTGGCTTGGTTGGTTTATCTGAGTGGACAAATGATGTAAGTCTTTTGCAAAACAGTAGGAAGCCAAAGGCTCAATTTGCAATAGCCTATTACTGTTTAAAGGCGGCTCAATCAATCGGTATGATGGCTGTTGCTTTAGGCGGTGTTGATGGAATTATATTTACGGGTGGGATAGGAGAAAATTCTATTGCTGTGCGAGACGCTATTTTGAAACGACTTGAATTTCTTAAACCTTTTGAAACTCAGGTTATTCCGGCGAATGAAGAACGAATGATGGTTATTCATTCGCTGTCTATTCTTGAATAA
- a CDS encoding bifunctional enoyl-CoA hydratase/phosphate acetyltransferase yields the protein MEQEFLENVTFDELTLGRQASLSKTLTKNDIALFAAMSGDVNPAHMDPNFAESDIFHGVVGHGMWLGSLISALLGTVLPGPGTIYLEQDIKFKKPVRIGDNITITLIVHDKGTDKPIVVFDCKGVNQRGETVFAGLATVLAPIKKIRVQRVNLPEIEIHNHDRFQAIIQSCEGMAAIKTAVVHPVKSVVLESAADSMKAGLIIPVLIGPISKINQAAAESKIDISKWKIIDVEHSDAAAMKAVELAAAGEVDAIMKGSLTSHELLSAVVAASSNLRTKYRISHAYLMDVPSYHKPLIITDAAINIEPNASHKADICQNAINLWRILNGDDKKPKVAIVAATELINPQMQATVDAATLCKMADRGQIIDGILDGPLALDNAISKQAAEEKGIVSPVAGDADILLVPDIESGNMMAKQLTFLGHADAAGIVLGARVPIILTSRADSLRTRLLSCALAVKISAARKAGKIK from the coding sequence ATGGAACAGGAATTCCTGGAAAATGTGACGTTTGATGAACTCACACTCGGACGTCAGGCAAGCCTTAGCAAGACTTTGACTAAAAACGATATTGCGCTTTTTGCAGCAATGTCAGGTGATGTCAATCCTGCGCATATGGATCCTAATTTTGCTGAAAGCGATATTTTCCACGGTGTTGTCGGGCATGGGATGTGGTTGGGTTCTTTAATTTCGGCTCTCTTGGGTACCGTTCTTCCTGGACCAGGAACAATTTATCTGGAACAGGATATAAAATTTAAAAAACCTGTTCGTATTGGTGATAACATAACAATTACCTTGATTGTCCATGATAAAGGCACCGATAAACCCATCGTGGTATTTGATTGTAAAGGGGTAAACCAACGAGGGGAAACTGTATTTGCAGGTTTAGCAACTGTTTTGGCGCCAATTAAAAAAATTCGTGTACAACGAGTCAATTTACCTGAGATTGAAATTCATAACCACGATCGTTTTCAAGCCATTATTCAATCTTGTGAAGGAATGGCAGCAATAAAAACGGCTGTAGTTCATCCTGTTAAAAGTGTCGTTTTGGAGTCTGCTGCAGACTCGATGAAGGCCGGGTTGATTATCCCAGTTTTGATTGGACCAATTAGCAAAATTAACCAAGCGGCAGCAGAATCAAAAATCGATATCTCAAAATGGAAAATCATTGATGTAGAGCACAGTGACGCTGCTGCAATGAAGGCTGTTGAGTTAGCTGCCGCAGGGGAAGTGGATGCCATTATGAAAGGTTCTTTGACCTCTCACGAATTACTGTCAGCAGTGGTCGCGGCATCGTCTAATCTACGAACCAAATATCGTATAAGTCATGCCTATTTGATGGATGTTCCCTCTTACCACAAGCCCCTTATCATTACAGATGCTGCAATTAATATCGAACCCAATGCAAGCCATAAAGCTGATATTTGCCAAAATGCAATCAATCTTTGGCGGATATTAAATGGCGATGATAAAAAACCAAAGGTGGCAATTGTTGCGGCAACTGAACTGATTAATCCACAAATGCAAGCAACTGTTGATGCGGCAACATTGTGTAAAATGGCTGATCGGGGGCAAATTATAGATGGTATCCTTGACGGTCCTCTCGCGCTAGACAATGCAATTAGCAAGCAAGCTGCTGAAGAAAAGGGTATCGTTTCACCCGTTGCAGGAGATGCGGATATTTTGTTGGTGCCCGATATAGAGTCTGGCAATATGATGGCAAAACAATTGACATTTTTAGGGCATGCGGATGCGGCTGGAATTGTTTTAGGAGCTCGGGTGCCAATTATTCTCACGAGCCGTGCCGATTCATTGCGTACTCGTCTTCTCTCTTGTGCATTGGCAGTTAAAATATCTGCTGCTCGTAAGGCAGGAAAAATTAAATGA
- a CDS encoding ABC transporter ATP-binding protein/permease, translated as MKTKNSKVQSTPWGKIFHLIKDYFLKSDEKLVAWLLLMGSVLCVVGLVALLAVFSWWTAGFWALLAAKSLTPFLISIAQFACLVTAFVGVNVLKNYLIGKLSILWRTWLTKNIIHELFGSENNYLELRRFSSEVDHIAQRIQEDTKSFVDLTLNLGTDFLRSVLSLGTFAGTLWVVGGPLAFVLLGMNIVIPGYLVWLSLIIAIVATVITHYIGGSLKETTQKAKRAEASLREDLAQLNEEAENVAEEHAENYYKVSIDTKIQDIQETANKRLDTQTKLLAFQNFYSQVSQILPTALAAPLYFSGLIEMGQLMQIGMSFGQVTASLSWFVDAYENLATYQASIERLTELKKALEKESLASNAKLIYRKVRDKNSLNIKLEEIKQPRVPNPEMSVSKEESSSDIIMRKLKLKLPSGQSVLIKGPSGFGKSTLFKVISGTWKYGTGKVSVPSGKKLYFLPQNPSIPSDTLRGVLAYPDPQDTYTDEQYEAALEAVGGMNDFISKLGEKRDWSKQLSGGQKQRISFARALLKKPDWLFLDEATSSLDEESEDHVYRVIKKMKDTTIVSIAHRNTVEKHHSRILLFSTTPDKQVEIKESMPAELGYTKL; from the coding sequence ATGAAAACAAAAAATTCTAAAGTACAATCCACTCCGTGGGGAAAAATCTTTCACTTAATCAAAGATTATTTCTTAAAATCCGATGAAAAATTAGTCGCATGGTTGCTTCTTATGGGAAGCGTGCTTTGTGTTGTAGGTCTTGTTGCTTTGCTCGCCGTTTTTAGTTGGTGGACAGCTGGGTTTTGGGCTTTATTAGCAGCCAAGTCGCTAACACCATTTTTAATTAGTATCGCTCAATTTGCATGCCTGGTAACGGCTTTTGTTGGCGTGAACGTTTTAAAAAACTATCTCATTGGAAAATTGTCTATACTTTGGCGTACCTGGCTGACAAAAAACATTATTCATGAATTATTCGGTAGCGAGAATAATTATCTAGAGTTAAGACGATTCTCTTCTGAAGTTGATCATATCGCTCAACGCATCCAGGAAGATACTAAATCTTTTGTCGATTTGACGCTTAATTTAGGCACTGATTTTTTAAGATCAGTTCTAAGTTTGGGAACTTTTGCAGGAACATTGTGGGTTGTAGGAGGACCATTAGCTTTTGTACTTTTGGGAATGAATATCGTTATACCCGGGTATTTAGTTTGGCTTTCCTTAATTATTGCTATAGTAGCTACAGTTATCACCCATTACATAGGCGGTTCGCTTAAAGAGACAACACAAAAAGCTAAACGTGCCGAAGCTAGCCTCAGGGAGGATTTGGCTCAACTTAATGAGGAGGCCGAAAATGTTGCTGAAGAACATGCTGAAAATTACTATAAAGTATCTATAGATACTAAAATTCAAGATATTCAAGAGACGGCGAATAAGAGACTCGATACTCAGACAAAGTTGCTTGCTTTTCAGAATTTTTATTCCCAGGTTTCTCAAATTTTACCTACTGCACTTGCTGCTCCTCTTTATTTTTCTGGGCTCATAGAAATGGGTCAGCTTATGCAAATTGGTATGTCGTTTGGCCAGGTTACTGCCTCTTTAAGTTGGTTTGTTGATGCCTATGAAAATCTTGCCACTTACCAAGCAAGTATTGAACGGCTTACCGAACTGAAAAAAGCATTAGAAAAAGAAAGCCTGGCGTCCAATGCCAAATTAATTTATAGAAAAGTAAGAGATAAAAATTCACTGAATATCAAGCTTGAGGAAATTAAGCAACCACGAGTGCCAAACCCAGAGATGTCAGTTTCAAAAGAGGAATCAAGCTCAGATATCATTATGCGCAAGCTTAAATTAAAACTACCCTCTGGCCAAAGTGTATTAATTAAAGGCCCTTCAGGTTTTGGTAAAAGTACACTCTTTAAAGTGATTTCAGGAACCTGGAAATATGGCACGGGGAAAGTTTCTGTTCCTTCAGGAAAAAAGTTGTATTTTTTACCACAAAATCCCTCTATCCCTTCCGACACACTAAGAGGTGTTTTAGCCTATCCAGATCCTCAAGATACCTATACTGATGAACAATATGAAGCTGCTCTGGAAGCTGTCGGGGGAATGAATGATTTTATTTCTAAACTTGGTGAAAAACGTGATTGGTCCAAACAGTTATCTGGTGGCCAAAAACAACGAATATCCTTTGCAAGAGCATTGTTGAAAAAACCTGATTGGCTTTTCCTGGATGAGGCCACTTCCTCACTTGATGAGGAGAGTGAAGATCATGTTTACCGTGTTATAAAAAAAATGAAAGATACAACAATAGTCAGTATTGCTCATCGCAACACCGTTGAGAAACATCACTCAAGGATACTACTTTTTAGTACTACTCCAGACAAACAGGTCGAAATAAAAGAGAGCATGCCAGCTGAGCTTGGATATACTAAGTTGTGA